One genomic window of Gossypium hirsutum isolate 1008001.06 chromosome D11, Gossypium_hirsutum_v2.1, whole genome shotgun sequence includes the following:
- the LOC107926810 gene encoding myosin-binding protein 1, which produces MGRGGTSSANTGRISRRFSTALSSAFFEWLLLFMLFIDAIVSYLIKKFAHKCKLRTPCMLCSRLDHVFGKEKGKFYMDLVCNDHKLEISSLVYCHAHNKLVDVHGMCESCLFSFATMNKSNAETYRLLVGKLGDFDCGLEEDPSLGNHKLGCSTKRHCSCCNEPWMPREYVKTSIQTRSAVFPDTKFDLPLPVSVGHGHDEQNRSSDVSVWFQATHQRKNQPDTLSHVVYSELQIDSESESEVKNDAGGEEDGIIIQTHHLKQDLVDQHVQPESQTFTLSDNFASEKFMDPVSALKPSIFISQSESESESAIIEPLGTIPAESTDLKQHGLEELNWEQASTKIEPSASSKLISIDDVPLSSMDKEASIDVSTEMNLSSIDKVSPWSNAGEIPNQGSEDGKLISLDFLSSSPIDNETLVEVPKESKNISVDNVSPSNVAASSVKESKESSVIETPEVEKISEAKCEEIHVSAEQPLPLPESLVEENRVMNGKSIQAINSLDLSDAYKLAVGSKGRQLSGLLVEQWIGRDSSRLSEDLKVLLSQLSSRGMEQLMSDVSPRIAASPRIVVSPRISINSDDLKASDSSAFNGIEILQRRVSLERNESGLSLDGSIVSEIEGESVVDRLKRQVEHDRKLLSALYKELEEERNASAVSTNQAMAMITRLQEEKATLQMEALQHLRMMEEQAEYDMEALQNTNDLLAEKEKEIQDLEAELEFYRLKFPSEFMPADIVKSAYNLQVTRDTMDHLEANSIEEKAILHTDTVTEKPNIGSTAEETYQLFEDTNKVTMKNPLSEHEHGYQQELIP; this is translated from the exons ATGGGTAGAGGGGGTACTTCATCTGCTAACACGGGGAGAATTTCCCGTCGGTTTAGTACGGCCTTATCATCAGCCTTTTTTGAATGGCTGTTGCTTTTTATGCTCTTCATTGATGCTATAGTTTCATacctaataaaaaaatttgctcaTAAATGCAAATTGCGAACCCCGTGTATGCTATGCTCAAGACTTGATCATGTTTTCGGCAAAGAAAAAGGGAAGTTTTATATGGATCTTGTATGTAATGATCATAAGTTGGAGATTTCATCCTTAGTTTACTGTCATGCTCACAACAAGCTTGTTGATGTTCATGGAATGTGCGAAAGTTGCCTTTTCTCATTTGCTACAATGAATAAGTCTAATGCCGAAACCTATCGGTTATTGGTCGGAAAGTTGGGGGATTTTGATTGTGGTCTTGAGGAGGATCCCTCACTTGGGAATCATAAACTTGGATGTTCAACTAAAAGACACTGTTCTTGTTGCAATGAGCCATGGATGCCAAGAGAGTATGTCAAAACATCGATTCAGACTCGATCGGCTGTGTTTCCGGATACTAAATTTGATCTACCTTTACCGGTTTCTGTAGGACATGGTCATGATGAGCAGAACAGAAGTAGCGATGTGTCTGTTTGGTTTCAAGCTACACATCAGAGAAAAAATCAGCCTGATACTTTATCTCATGTAGTATATTCGGAGCTTCAGATTGATTCGGAGTCAGAATCTGAAGTGAAAAACGATGCTGGCGGTGAGGAAGATGGCATAATTATCCAAACTCATCATCTAAAACAAGATCTTGTTGATCAACACGTGCAGCCAGAGTCTCAAACTTTTACTTTATCTGACAATTTTGCTTCAGAGAAATTCATGGATCCTGTTTCTGCACTTAAGCCTTCAATATTCATTTcacaatcagaatcagaatcagaatcagccATCATTGAGCCTCTTGGCACTATACCGGCGGAATCTACTGATTTGAAACAACATGGCTTGGAGGAACTTAATTGGGAGCAAGCCAGTACCAAAATCGAGCCATCCGCTTCTTCTAAGCTTATTTCTATTGATGATGTGCCTTTATCATCGATGGACAAGGAAGCTTCTATCGATGTGTCAACAGAAATGAATCTTAGTTCCATTGATAAGGTCTCCCCATGGTCGAATGCTGGTGAAATTCCTAATCAAGGGTCGGAAGATGGTAAGCTTATTTcccttgattttctttcttcGTCTCCAATCGACAATGAAACTCTGGTTGAAGTACCAAAGGAAAGCAAGAACATTTCCGTCGACAATGTTTCTCCATCAAATGTTGCTGCATCTTCCGTCAAAGAATCAAAAGAGAGTA GTGTCATAGAAACTCCTGAAGTTGAGAAGATATCTGAGGCAAAGTGTGAAGAAATCCACGTATCGGCAGAACAGCCACTTCCACTACCTGAATCACTGGTGGAAGAAAACCGTGTCATGAATGGGAAAAGCATCCAAGCGATCAATTCATTGGACCTAAGCGATGCTTATAAGCTAGCTGTAGGTAGTAAAGGTAGACAGTTATCTGGTTTGCTTGTTGAACAATGGATTGGAAGAGATTCTTCTAGACTTAGTGAAGATTTAAAGGTCTTATTGTCGCAATTATCTTCTCGAGGGATGGAGCAATTGATGAGTGATGTAAGTCCTAGGATCGCTGCAAGTCCGAGGATTGTTGTAAGTCCAAGGATATCTATAAACAGTGATGATTTAAAAGCCTCAGATTCTTCTGCATTTAATGGAATTGAGATACTTCAAAGGAGGGTCTCATTGGAGAGAAATGAGTCTGGTTTATCATTAGATGGAAGCATTGTTAGCGAAATCGAAGGTGAAAGCGTGGTTGATCGGCTAAAACGACAGGTTGAGCATGACAGGAAACTATTGAGTGCTTTGTATAAGGAATTGGAAGAAGAAAGAAACGCGTCTGCAGTCTCTACAAATCAAGCGATGGCCATGATTACTCGACTGCAGGAAGAGAAGGCAACGCTGCAAATGGAAGCCTTGCAGCACCTGAGAATGATGGAAGAACAAGCCGAGTACGATATGGAAGCACTGCAAAACACAAACGACCTTCTTGcggagaaagagaaagagattCAAGATCTAGAAGCCGAGCTAGAGTTTTACAGGTTGAAGTTCCCCAGTGAATTCATGCCGGCGGACATAGTGAAGTCCGCATACAATTTGCAAGTAACACGGGACACAATGGATCATTTAGAAGCTAATAGTATTGAAGAAAAGGCAATCTTACATACAGATACAGTTACCGAAAAGCCGAACATCGGCTCCACAGCTGAAGAAACATATCAATTATTTGAGGACACAAACAAAGTCACCATGAAGAATCCATTGTCTGAACATGAACATGGGTACCAACAAGAACTCATTCCTTGA